In Haloterrigena turkmenica DSM 5511, a single genomic region encodes these proteins:
- the pstB gene encoding phosphate ABC transporter ATP-binding protein PstB, translated as MTNEQMTSSETEPTDDQPAPTPGTGGLADSADAGAESVTDRTIIEARDLDVYYGDDQALQGIDMEIPEKQVTALIGPSGCGKSTFLRSINRMNDLIDIARVEGDLYFREKNVYDDDVDPVALRRKIGMVFQSPNPFPKSIRDNVAYGLRVQGKDENVDEKVRTALERAALLEEVEDQLDSSGLDLSGGQQQRLCIARAIAPDPEVILMDEPASALDPIATSKIEDLIEDLSEEYTVVIVTHNMQQAARISDKTAVFLTGGELVEFDDTDKIFENPEHDRVEDYITGKFG; from the coding sequence CGGAGACGGAACCGACCGACGACCAGCCAGCCCCGACGCCGGGAACCGGCGGTCTCGCCGACAGCGCCGACGCCGGCGCCGAATCGGTGACCGATCGGACGATTATCGAGGCGCGAGACCTCGACGTCTACTACGGCGACGACCAGGCACTCCAGGGGATCGACATGGAGATTCCCGAAAAACAGGTGACGGCGCTGATCGGCCCGTCGGGCTGTGGAAAGTCGACGTTCCTGCGCTCGATCAACCGCATGAACGATCTGATAGACATCGCCCGCGTCGAGGGCGACCTCTACTTCCGCGAGAAGAACGTCTACGACGACGACGTCGACCCGGTCGCCCTGCGCCGGAAGATCGGCATGGTCTTCCAGTCGCCCAACCCATTCCCGAAATCGATTCGGGACAACGTCGCCTACGGGCTTCGGGTCCAAGGGAAAGACGAAAACGTCGACGAGAAGGTTCGAACCGCCCTCGAGCGGGCCGCACTGCTCGAGGAGGTCGAAGATCAGTTGGACTCGAGCGGACTCGATCTCTCGGGCGGCCAGCAACAGCGGCTCTGCATCGCCCGGGCGATCGCTCCAGACCCGGAAGTGATCCTGATGGACGAGCCGGCGTCGGCGCTGGATCCGATCGCCACTTCGAAGATCGAGGACTTGATCGAGGACCTCTCCGAGGAGTACACGGTCGTCATCGTCACCCACAACATGCAGCAGGCCGCTCGGATCTCCGATAAGACGGCGGTCTTCCTCACCGGCGGGGAGCTCGTCGAATTCGACGACACGGACAAAATCTTCGAGAACCCCGAGCACGACCGCGTCGAGGACTACATCACCGGCAAGTTCGGATAG
- a CDS encoding metal-dependent hydrolase has protein sequence MVATGVHILLSLALVSLAARSERPEPYLVAALAATVPDADTFVFRPLIELGYVSSIVWTHRGLTHSLLAGVVVVALLSAVGPWRAAAIGFGSHVVFDMLSGGVRLFAPIDQTLYGISIDWLLLNMTASAVAITVILGGLLGMKYDFDRRVSLRAPRTSLERFR, from the coding sequence ATGGTCGCCACTGGGGTACACATCCTGCTCAGTCTGGCACTGGTTTCGCTCGCCGCTCGGTCCGAACGACCCGAGCCGTATCTCGTCGCGGCGCTCGCCGCGACGGTCCCCGACGCCGATACGTTCGTCTTTCGACCGCTGATCGAACTCGGCTACGTCTCGAGTATCGTGTGGACGCACCGAGGACTCACGCACTCGCTGCTGGCGGGAGTCGTCGTGGTCGCGCTCCTCTCCGCGGTCGGCCCCTGGCGAGCCGCCGCGATCGGGTTCGGCTCGCACGTCGTCTTCGATATGCTGAGCGGCGGCGTCCGGTTGTTCGCGCCCATCGATCAGACGCTGTACGGAATCTCGATCGACTGGCTCCTCCTGAATATGACCGCGTCGGCCGTCGCGATCACCGTGATCCTCGGCGGCCTGCTCGGGATGAAGTACGACTTCGATCGACGAGTCTCCCTTCGGGCTCCGAGAACGTCGCTGGAGCGGTTCCGATAG
- a CDS encoding universal stress protein: MAAEWANELADDAEAYGLEAKGVVRTGVPAEEIADFAAEIDADMIVMGTAGRTGLEKRIVGSVTDTVVRTAPVPVVTVRPDGTVDGA, from the coding sequence ATCGCCGCTGAGTGGGCCAACGAACTGGCGGACGACGCGGAAGCGTACGGCCTCGAGGCGAAGGGCGTCGTCCGGACCGGCGTCCCCGCCGAGGAGATCGCCGACTTCGCCGCGGAGATCGACGCCGACATGATCGTCATGGGGACCGCCGGCCGAACCGGACTCGAGAAACGGATCGTCGGCAGCGTCACCGATACGGTGGTCCGGACGGCTCCGGTTCCGGTCGTCACGGTCCGTCCGGACGGGACGGTCGACGGCGCCTGA
- the phoU gene encoding phosphate signaling complex protein PhoU, whose protein sequence is MARKSYQEKLAELREDILYMSEVVMERLRMGLDALEQKDHELAREVIEGDGEINRMYLDLEKDCIDLLALQQPVASDLRFIAASFKIITDLERIADLATNLGEYTLDAEENLFPDVDVQEMGELTLQMIEDAMVAYDEEDTAACRELAARDDDLDHFAERASEIVVRDLIERELDSPDEVELLLQDVSRLLLTIRDLERVGDHSVNIAARTLYMVENDDELIY, encoded by the coding sequence ATGGCCAGAAAATCGTATCAGGAGAAACTCGCGGAACTCCGCGAGGACATCCTCTACATGAGCGAAGTCGTCATGGAGCGACTTCGGATGGGGCTCGACGCCCTCGAGCAGAAAGACCACGAACTCGCCCGCGAGGTAATCGAGGGCGACGGCGAGATCAACCGGATGTACCTCGACTTAGAGAAGGACTGTATCGACCTGCTGGCGCTCCAGCAGCCGGTCGCGAGCGATCTCCGGTTTATCGCCGCCTCGTTCAAGATCATCACCGACTTAGAGCGGATCGCCGACCTCGCGACGAACCTCGGTGAGTACACGTTAGACGCCGAGGAGAACCTGTTCCCCGACGTCGACGTCCAGGAGATGGGCGAGTTGACTCTCCAGATGATCGAGGACGCGATGGTCGCCTACGACGAGGAGGACACTGCAGCCTGTCGCGAACTCGCCGCTCGAGACGACGACCTGGATCACTTCGCTGAGCGAGCCAGCGAGATCGTCGTCCGCGACCTGATCGAGCGCGAACTCGATTCGCCCGACGAGGTCGAACTACTGCTCCAGGACGTCTCGCGGCTCCTGCTGACGATCCGCGACCTGGAGCGCGTCGGCGATCACTCGGTCAACATCGCGGCGCGGACGCTGTACATGGTCGAAAACGACGACGAACTGATCTACTGA
- a CDS encoding polymer-forming cytoskeletal protein — translation MAFSRDPLDELVVPDGTEAKEVDLVTDGDVLVGGRSTVEFGVRGRNVLAGEGVEFGGAIEAEADCRLDMWCEVAENVLVGQDAYIGERVHVAGEMKVAGDLDIGDDVEIEEGFEANGWIVIRNPMPTIVFLFVYLKHLLLIGEEQTAQRLVSELVDEDEGEEIDVDPLVIPKNATVSDDAWRVSTPATIGDDCRLHGNVRAETIDVGTDTTIFGSLRARGDVSVGEGTRIHGDLTTRDGDVTIAAGARVLGDVSCAALELGPDAEIDGTIRADGEITMGTTDREPE, via the coding sequence GTGGCCTTCAGCAGGGACCCGTTAGACGAACTGGTCGTTCCCGACGGAACGGAAGCCAAGGAAGTCGACCTTGTAACCGACGGTGACGTCCTCGTCGGCGGTCGGTCGACCGTCGAGTTCGGGGTCCGCGGCCGAAACGTCCTCGCCGGCGAAGGCGTCGAGTTCGGCGGCGCCATCGAAGCCGAGGCGGACTGTCGCCTCGACATGTGGTGTGAGGTCGCCGAGAACGTACTGGTCGGTCAAGACGCCTACATCGGCGAGCGCGTCCACGTCGCCGGCGAGATGAAAGTCGCCGGCGACCTCGACATCGGCGACGACGTCGAGATCGAGGAGGGGTTCGAGGCCAACGGCTGGATCGTCATTCGCAACCCCATGCCGACGATCGTGTTCCTGTTCGTCTACCTCAAACACCTCCTGCTGATCGGCGAGGAACAGACCGCGCAGCGACTCGTCTCCGAACTCGTCGACGAGGACGAGGGCGAGGAGATCGACGTCGACCCGCTCGTGATCCCCAAAAACGCGACGGTCAGCGACGACGCCTGGCGGGTCTCGACGCCCGCGACGATCGGCGACGACTGCCGGCTTCACGGCAACGTCCGCGCCGAGACGATCGATGTCGGAACCGACACCACGATCTTCGGCAGCCTCCGGGCTCGAGGTGACGTCTCCGTCGGCGAGGGAACGCGAATTCACGGCGACCTGACCACGCGCGACGGCGACGTCACGATCGCGGCGGGCGCTCGCGTCCTCGGCGACGTCTCGTGTGCGGCGCTCGAGCTCGGCCCCGACGCGGAGATCGACGGGACGATCCGCGCCGACGGCGAGATCACGATGGGGACGACCGACCGCGAACCCGAGTGA
- a CDS encoding DUF5800 family protein, whose translation MTTLAFDEEGVDVVYEGTEFRLERELIEEATEKTYYDVTDHEVLQMVAEQPNLQGEPRRVGDIL comes from the coding sequence ATGACGACTCTCGCGTTCGACGAAGAGGGGGTCGACGTCGTCTACGAAGGCACCGAGTTCCGCCTCGAGCGAGAACTCATCGAGGAGGCGACGGAGAAGACCTACTACGACGTGACCGATCACGAAGTGCTGCAGATGGTCGCCGAACAGCCGAACCTCCAGGGAGAACCGCGACGCGTCGGTGATATCCTCTGA
- a CDS encoding 4Fe-4S ferredoxin N-terminal domain-containing protein, translating to MSSDDHEDADEEVFHPLGEEWQDGLEAELEDTEYDAELGMEMAKDAMRVTKGELSEADFHDRYHEDVMDEFGEDERPIEAGDADEDGRLENTLSRFGVDEESRRDMMKKMGGAGAVGFGAWGISNGGSDEPPAAAVAEESEEGGEENEGTQWGMALDLEYCDGCLSCVVACAEEHDWNQGANWMYILDYQDETTDEEEDYRLIRPCQHCTDAPCEKVCPTTARHTRDSDGLVLTDYGVCIGCRYCQVACPYGVNYFQWDEPEVPESELDPDHVYDERGRPVSARGPRGVMEKCTFCPTRQDGSKGEEFVGRTACEDACPPEVIQFGDMNDPNSDPQRYIENTAKSRSLVQIASDLPDPETIEGSLEGGDQDLQSVVDSVEDLDEETIAVVVAVAILGKGGEPEHGANETLAEQEATVFDVASALQENGLDLESRDLLVELDLAEEPDEDEEFQGPDEELAQEVLEDFGGDPQSQFKLLEDIGTDPNVVYIGNQPGPEAHQVEGPVAYEDVDQTDVRKDVLDEKTFGPQGPSL from the coding sequence GTGAGTTCCGACGATCACGAGGATGCGGACGAGGAGGTGTTTCATCCGCTCGGCGAAGAGTGGCAAGATGGCCTCGAGGCGGAACTCGAGGACACGGAGTACGACGCGGAGCTTGGGATGGAGATGGCCAAAGACGCCATGCGCGTCACGAAGGGGGAGCTCTCGGAGGCGGACTTCCACGACCGCTACCACGAGGACGTGATGGACGAGTTCGGCGAGGACGAGCGGCCAATCGAGGCCGGTGACGCCGACGAGGACGGTCGCCTCGAGAACACGCTCTCTCGGTTCGGCGTCGACGAGGAGTCGCGCCGCGACATGATGAAGAAGATGGGGGGCGCCGGTGCGGTGGGGTTCGGCGCCTGGGGGATCTCCAACGGCGGTTCGGACGAACCGCCGGCCGCCGCGGTCGCGGAGGAGTCCGAAGAGGGGGGCGAAGAGAACGAAGGGACCCAGTGGGGGATGGCCCTCGATCTGGAGTACTGCGACGGCTGTCTCTCCTGCGTCGTCGCCTGCGCAGAGGAACACGACTGGAATCAGGGCGCCAACTGGATGTACATCCTCGACTACCAGGACGAGACGACCGACGAGGAGGAGGACTACCGCCTCATCCGTCCCTGCCAGCACTGCACCGACGCGCCCTGTGAGAAGGTGTGTCCGACGACGGCGCGCCACACCCGCGACTCCGACGGGCTCGTCCTGACCGACTACGGCGTCTGTATCGGCTGTCGCTACTGTCAGGTCGCCTGTCCGTACGGCGTCAACTACTTCCAGTGGGACGAGCCCGAAGTCCCCGAATCCGAACTCGATCCGGACCACGTTTACGACGAACGGGGGCGGCCGGTCAGCGCCCGTGGTCCCCGTGGCGTCATGGAGAAGTGTACGTTCTGTCCGACGCGCCAGGACGGAAGTAAAGGCGAGGAGTTCGTCGGCCGGACAGCTTGCGAGGACGCTTGCCCGCCGGAGGTCATCCAGTTCGGCGACATGAACGATCCGAACAGCGATCCGCAACGATACATCGAGAACACCGCGAAAAGTCGCTCACTCGTCCAAATCGCCAGTGATCTTCCGGATCCGGAGACGATCGAAGGGAGTCTCGAGGGCGGCGATCAGGATCTCCAGTCGGTCGTCGACTCCGTCGAAGACCTCGACGAGGAGACGATTGCGGTCGTGGTGGCGGTCGCCATCCTCGGAAAGGGCGGCGAACCCGAACACGGGGCGAACGAGACCCTCGCCGAACAGGAGGCGACCGTGTTCGACGTAGCCAGCGCGCTCCAGGAAAACGGACTCGACCTCGAGAGCCGGGACCTGCTCGTCGAACTCGACCTCGCCGAGGAACCGGACGAGGACGAGGAGTTCCAGGGACCGGACGAGGAGCTCGCACAGGAAGTCCTCGAAGACTTCGGCGGCGATCCGCAGTCGCAGTTCAAACTCCTCGAGGACATCGGGACGGATCCGAACGTCGTTTATATCGGCAACCAGCCCGGCCCCGAAGCCCATCAGGTCGAGGGCCCGGTCGCCTACGAGGACGTCGACCAGACGGACGTCCGCAAGGACGTCCTCGACGAGAAGACTTTCGGCCCGCAGGGACCCTCCCTGTGA
- a CDS encoding (R)-citramalate synthase: MTHSADDTIAPDRTVRLLDTTLRDGEQAPGVSLTPDEKVDIARSLEQAGVSVIEAGSACTGAGERQAISRVTDLELDARVTSFCRGMESDIDLALDCDVDGVHIVVPASDRHIEDKVGTSHEDNLEKTAELVAYAKDHDLWVEVIGEDGSRADLDYLEELMATAVDAGADRICFADTVGHTGPERTAEAVGRLADVGPVSAHTHDDLGLGVANALAAVSAGADLVHCTVNGLGERAGNVALEEVAIALSHVYDVETLELTELYDLAQTVSRATGIQLPPNKAVIGENAFTHESGIHTDGTLKDDKMYEPYAPETVGRERRLALGKHTGRAGVTATLEEHGVEADSDEVAEIATRVTELGDRGRRVTDADLLAIAEDVTGDDRERVVELLDLNATSGGAVPTASVRLEVDGEERVASGTGSGPVDAAVSAVREALGSMADAELDSYHVDAVTGGTDAVVTVEVTMMRNDRSVTVARSEADITRASVEAMVDALDRLLAADQQPLAPADD; the protein is encoded by the coding sequence GTGACTCACTCCGCCGACGATACGATCGCTCCAGACCGCACAGTCCGCCTTCTCGACACGACGCTTCGCGACGGCGAACAAGCCCCGGGCGTCTCGCTGACGCCCGACGAGAAAGTCGACATCGCCCGCTCGCTCGAGCAGGCGGGCGTCTCGGTCATCGAGGCGGGCAGCGCCTGCACCGGCGCGGGCGAGCGACAGGCGATCTCGCGGGTGACCGACCTCGAACTCGACGCCCGCGTCACGAGCTTCTGTCGCGGAATGGAGTCCGACATCGATCTGGCCCTCGACTGTGACGTCGACGGGGTCCACATTGTCGTCCCCGCCAGCGACCGCCACATCGAGGACAAGGTCGGCACCTCTCACGAGGACAACCTCGAGAAAACCGCCGAACTCGTCGCCTACGCGAAAGACCACGACCTCTGGGTCGAGGTCATCGGCGAGGACGGCTCCCGGGCCGATCTCGATTACCTCGAGGAACTGATGGCGACGGCCGTCGACGCCGGCGCCGATCGGATCTGCTTCGCCGACACCGTCGGCCACACCGGGCCCGAACGCACCGCCGAAGCCGTCGGTCGGCTCGCCGACGTCGGACCGGTCAGCGCCCACACCCACGACGACCTCGGGCTGGGCGTCGCGAACGCGCTGGCGGCCGTCTCGGCCGGCGCCGACCTCGTCCACTGTACGGTCAACGGGCTCGGCGAACGCGCCGGCAACGTCGCCTTAGAGGAGGTCGCGATCGCCCTCTCCCACGTCTACGACGTGGAGACACTCGAGCTCACGGAGCTGTACGATCTCGCCCAGACCGTTTCCCGGGCGACGGGCATCCAGCTCCCGCCGAACAAGGCCGTCATCGGCGAGAACGCCTTCACCCACGAGAGCGGGATCCACACCGACGGGACGCTCAAGGACGACAAGATGTACGAGCCCTACGCGCCCGAAACCGTCGGCCGCGAGCGCCGGCTCGCCCTCGGCAAGCACACCGGCCGCGCGGGCGTCACGGCGACGCTCGAAGAACACGGCGTCGAGGCCGACTCCGACGAGGTCGCCGAGATCGCGACCCGCGTCACCGAACTCGGCGACCGAGGTCGCCGGGTCACGGATGCCGACCTGCTGGCGATCGCCGAGGACGTCACCGGCGACGACCGCGAACGGGTCGTCGAACTGCTGGACCTCAACGCCACCAGCGGCGGTGCCGTTCCCACGGCGAGCGTCCGACTCGAGGTCGACGGCGAGGAACGCGTCGCCAGCGGAACCGGCTCCGGCCCCGTCGACGCCGCCGTCTCCGCGGTTCGCGAGGCGCTGGGCTCAATGGCCGACGCCGAACTCGACTCCTACCACGTCGACGCCGTGACCGGCGGCACCGACGCCGTCGTCACCGTCGAGGTGACCATGATGCGCAACGATCGCTCGGTGACGGTCGCCCGCAGCGAGGCCGACATCACGCGCGCGAGCGTCGAGGCGATGGTCGACGCGCTCGATCGGTTGCTCGCGGCCGATCAGCAGCCGCTCGCGCCCGCGGACGACTGA
- the hpt gene encoding hypoxanthine/guanine phosphoribosyltransferase, whose product MDPTLKQLARSLREAPVVDRDGYEYFVHGVTDGVPPLDPAVLEAIADGIRERIDLEGVDTLVAPEAMGIHHGTALSLATRIPLVVVRKRSYGFPEEVAVHQETSYGESDLYLNGVDAGDRVVVVDDVLSSGGTIEAVCEALEAVGAEIVDIVTVLRRVDADHGDISRPVTSLLDVRVRDGALEVVE is encoded by the coding sequence ATGGACCCGACTCTGAAGCAGCTCGCACGGTCGCTTCGCGAGGCCCCGGTCGTCGATCGCGACGGCTACGAGTACTTCGTCCACGGCGTCACTGACGGGGTGCCCCCGCTCGACCCCGCGGTGCTCGAGGCGATCGCCGACGGCATCCGCGAGCGGATCGACCTCGAGGGCGTCGACACGCTCGTCGCACCCGAAGCGATGGGAATCCACCACGGGACGGCGCTGTCGCTGGCCACCCGAATTCCGCTGGTCGTCGTCCGCAAACGCTCCTACGGCTTCCCGGAGGAGGTGGCCGTCCACCAGGAGACCAGTTACGGCGAGAGCGATCTCTATCTGAACGGCGTCGACGCGGGCGACCGCGTGGTCGTCGTCGACGACGTGCTCTCTTCGGGCGGCACGATCGAAGCGGTCTGCGAGGCCCTCGAGGCCGTCGGCGCCGAAATCGTCGACATCGTGACCGTCCTCCGACGGGTCGATGCCGACCACGGGGACATCTCCCGGCCCGTGACGAGCCTGCTCGATGTTCGCGTTCGGGACGGCGCGCTCGAGGTCGTCGAGTGA
- a CDS encoding DUF192 domain-containing protein produces MQLVHEPVSGGDATDKGGDRRVLATDVDLADSLLSQTRGLMFRRSLLDGSALTFRFDSAAVRDVHMLFVFFPIDAVWVVDGVVERVERLRPWLSFARAECDLLVELPAGTADGVEDGDRVVLES; encoded by the coding sequence GTGCAGTTGGTTCACGAACCGGTTTCGGGCGGCGATGCGACCGATAAGGGCGGCGATCGACGAGTGCTGGCGACCGACGTCGACCTCGCGGACTCGCTGCTGAGCCAGACCCGCGGCCTGATGTTCCGCCGATCGCTGCTCGACGGCTCCGCGCTGACTTTCCGGTTCGATTCCGCTGCGGTTCGCGATGTCCACATGCTGTTCGTCTTCTTCCCGATCGACGCTGTCTGGGTCGTCGACGGCGTCGTCGAACGAGTCGAGCGCCTGCGCCCGTGGCTGAGCTTCGCCCGCGCGGAGTGCGACCTCCTCGTCGAACTCCCGGCCGGCACCGCGGACGGCGTCGAGGACGGTGACAGGGTCGTTCTCGAGTCCTGA